From the Colias croceus chromosome 20, ilColCroc2.1 genome, the window GGTTACCACCctatgaagataaaattgatagacgtcaaatgttgcctattaaattggctcgactatagttcttataatatgtacctatagtcgagccaatttaataggcaacatttgacgtctatcaattttatcttcgtcGCTAcaatattgacacaaaattgtagcgacgttaGTTCTTTGaatcagaaattgtttattatgtttagaatggtttatcagtaaaaatcaaatcctaaaattacttgtatcggtcattattattataaatatgtaatcataattgaaaaaagttaagcaaatgtgcagttctaacaaaacgaaatatcatgttattctatgtcgtcgttactaggttacgttgttgaattttgttgaactgtcaaatgttacctattaaaatggctctactataacaTTCTTACCTTCTTAATCGATTTGAAAATTGATTTTACTAAAGTAGGTATAGCTAATAGCTAGTTCATCTGTCCTTCAGGACaggctatatttcattgattttaatttagaatCCTCTGAAAACCGGGAGAATTAACTTGTTTGACATAaaactatgtaggtatttactgTATCTATTCTAAGACAGTCACCGACCGCTGTCGTTGAACTCAAACTATAATTTTCTTCCTTCGATCATAACGGAAGAACGGTCACTTATAGCATTATGGATGCAAAAAGATAATTTACAAGCTAACTTCATAGAAGCTAACATACCtagctaataatataatacttatgtaGTGCTTTGCTATGCCATCTTCTCTTTTAATATCtagaaaatacttatataaaatagtttttagaaaaaaaataggtaactAGGTATGTTTTGTAATTAAGAACATTCTGCTTCTTCTGATTTTTAGatcttatttcaatttttatcttCATAAATTCATGTTTCAAGAAACATCAATAACAGACAGTTCTACATATTTGCTGTGCAATTAACACTAGTTAAAGTGAAAAGTAATTgctagttaaaatattatttctatataaaataattattccgATCATAAACCATAGATTCAAACAATTCTAAGCCCACTTATTAATTCAAACCAgaattttgttttgaaatttctaaaaattcaaattagaCGGCTCGTAAACTATCTCCATTTTATTAgagaaagtaaaatataagtaggtacaaggtaggtactttgtttttaatattatgtaaaaaataagttttgtaTGGTAATTATTGTTGTACCCGTTGTACCTGacaatcttaatatatataaatctcgtgtcacaatgtttgtcctcaatggactcttaaaccacttaaccgattataataaaattcgcacaccatgtgcagtttgatccaactcaaactcaaactcaaacattcatttattcaattagactactatttagtagcactttcgaattgtcattacataattattttaacatttaccaccgattcggaaagcagtatctatggagaagaatcggcaagaaactccatagttgctcttttaaaatcatgtcaatattacataatatgtaacttatatctaacttatacataatatatcataatattccaaagaactgtcctgtggtttttacgcgacaaccctccatgggtctttatcgtccatatattcctgaatactgtagtacgctctctgaactagtacattttttatataagttttaaatttagaactactaaactctttaatattcagaggaattctattgtataagcgtataccttgacccataaatgaatttttaactttagctaatcggaaaaatggcatttcaattctattcctgttccttgtgccataatcgtgtctatctcctactcttgtgtgtaagtcggcgtttttgtgaacatgcaaaatattattaaatatatactgtgatggtacagtaaggataccagtattcttaaaatgatctcttagtgagtcccgagcacgtaaattatatatagagcgaatggctcttttctgtaagataaatatagtttctatatctgcagccttgccccacagtagaattccataggacaacttgagagataggatagtttaaatctcaaatcgttttagagaaagcgggcgaagccgcgggcggtaagctagtattatatagaatgatagtgcatttttttaacacgGTCAAAGTATCTATTTTCTAAAACATTTTAACTGTTATTTTAACGTGTGGGACAagttgtaggtactttaaaatgGAAGTTTAAATTTTCCTTTTAGTGGAGTTTCAACATTACTATAATAACATAACACAAAATGACTCTTTATTACTCTCAactctttattaaaataatcaccATGTCTGCAATGGTAACAGACATACTTACCTAATACCTACAGATAATTCAATAAACTatcattttaacaaataaataaacttgaaagttgaatgtaaaaacataatataagattACGAAATTTTTGGACGATGGTTAAATCATCTCTATCTTAACATAGAGCTTAAGATAGAGTCTGTGAGTGTAAATGACactattataaaaacagaGTTCTATCcacaaaaatacttataaagttattttcatAGATAGCTAATTATGAATACGATAAGTATAGTAGAGAAAAGCAATAAGTGAAACAAATGTGAGATTCATTTGGTCCTTAGGGACTTGGAAACAATCGAATCATTCTAATTAGATAGCAGAGAAAACGCTGATAACATTATAGAATATGATATGAGTTCATTCATTCAGAAAGGATTAACTATTTGAATGTGTACATCGTCCCCGCCGTAGTAACGAAGAAATTATTGCCAGATTATaccgttttaattttttttaatgtttgttaatGGTCACACCTACATTTTTgcaagtaaatttattttaaaatcatactcAAAACCATGAAcccttaaatttaataattaaaaatgtaattattttaattttcaggtAGTGCTAATGGCAACGAATGTAAGAAGTGATGATGAACAACAGGAACTCCAAGAAGAATCAAAGAAACATCAAATTAGTAAACGTGAAGCTGTATTGCTATTTGACAAATATTCATTAGAACCTATTCACAAACATAAACCAAAGGTTATTTACCGCAGAATTTCAAGCCAAAAACGGGACCCGCGCCCTAAATACGGTCCTCCTAGAACTAAGTACAGATCGTCAAAACCACCGAGAAAACCAGTGAAGAAATTTAAGAAATCAGTTCCTCCCAAATACGGACCACCGAGTTATAAAAAACGCCCAACTAAACCGAGATACGGTCCTCCAAAGCCAAGCTACAAGCCAGTTTACGGGCCACCAAAGAAGAAGTACCATAGCGCCTATTTTACATCCGAACCAACAGGTTTCGGCGAACCCCCACGCGATTTCTATCAAGATTTCCACAGCCCCAAAATGTCATTCGGAGAACCGCCAGTAGACATGTACAACGGCCCAGTGAAGCCGCTTTATGATCCGTATGAGACAGCTCAAGATGTTATTAATCCAACAATCTTTGACGAAGAAGCAAACAGATTTGGCCAAGAGTTTAGAAATTGGAATGCAGTTCCACATGAACAGATAGATACAAATTACGCTAGCTCTCATAATCATCCTGCATTCAGAGAGCAGGAGAACCTATTTGATCCATCATCACCTGATGAAGATGACACTTTGAATCCATATTTAGATCGATATAAATTCCATCCGGAAGACGACTCGAGCCTATATGAAAGAAAGAGAAAGCCATACTACATAGATAGTGTTATAGCAATGAGACCAAGAAACCCGCAGAAAACAAGTACTGAGGATGAAGAAGAAGTATTAGTAGGAGGTAAATACGCAGAACCGCCGGCTCGAGTTGTACACAAAAGTTATTCCTCTATGAACGAATCGCCCTATTCTGACGATGAAGATTCCTCAGCACCAGGCTATGTAGACCCCGATGTTGCTGTATCAGCTAACATTTCCCCatatgttaattataaaaacggTAACATAGCATTCAGTCCACAAAATCTAAACGATGCGTTCAGCATAgtagataaaaaatagtaaaatcttTTGATTCTTCTCTTgaaatatgtacaaaattgtaaatatatgtCAAGTTCTAACAAAATCATAGTGTGTAATTTCAATGATTTAATTCTATTAAGTATTCAGACGTGCCGTCATGGAAGAGTGACCAACTTTCTcatgatttattaaaactctgcaatattataaattatgtatttacttattatttaaatagttaattataactttagtaCATGTAAGATAAAAGTTAAGACTGCtctaaattatttgtaatttatttaaataaaaattgcttgttgttatttatttatttttaattaatgaaagtTGATTTAATTGTATTCTAGTATgaggtatttaataaaacgacGTTGCTGTACCAATATCTAATACTATATTTATCAGAAGCTTAAACGAATGTAATTCTATCAAAAATCTTAACATACGTAACACACGCACCTACAAAACTGAAGTATACACATTTATtctaaaagtaatattatttctcaCACTTGTTCATGAACCAAGCATTGATTGCTAGTTACCAATTATCTCTACAGTCTTCGGATTCCGGACATTGTATTGAAAGTGAAATTTTGTTATATGTACAGAGCTTCGAATTCATTAATTTCTTTACGCTTACATAAGAGCTAAAACGATTCTGATCCTGTATTCCTTTACCCCttctattttcatatttttatcatcgtCCTGGTTTAGGCACTTTATGTAAGATAGCGTTTCGCTTAATTATATGTTTCTTTCGTCTTGCATTACCACACGCTGCTCTTGCGGCTTCACACGCTGCATGTGCGGCTTGTTTCGTGGCTGCACACTCGGAGCATGCGCACTGTAGCTTGTGCTGCAGATGGGCTAATCTAGCCCGAGATTCGGACAAATTGTGACACTTTTCCTGTAGACCACATTTGATTTTATCGAGAAGACCATGTGCCGCTTTTTCAAGTTGTGCAGACAGTTGAACCGCTTGCATTAATAGCTTGTGCTGTTGACAATTTAttcaagaaataattatgaaaaaacgatgaaaagaaaaatagatgacaagaaataaaattactagaggataatgaaaacaaattaaaatttatgtatcaACTTTAATAACGAAACAAATACAAGAATTTAATGTTATCCACCAATTCGATACGCTCTATTTCTTAATGCTGCATAAGCAGGAGAGATATTTACTATTACAGACATTGGCATAAATAACTGGAGTACAAGATAATAAAGAT encodes:
- the LOC123700859 gene encoding DNA-directed RNA polymerase II subunit RPB1-like; its protein translation is MQLTDVFCFGMFVVVLMATNVRSDDEQQELQEESKKHQISKREAVLLFDKYSLEPIHKHKPKVIYRRISSQKRDPRPKYGPPRTKYRSSKPPRKPVKKFKKSVPPKYGPPSYKKRPTKPRYGPPKPSYKPVYGPPKKKYHSAYFTSEPTGFGEPPRDFYQDFHSPKMSFGEPPVDMYNGPVKPLYDPYETAQDVINPTIFDEEANRFGQEFRNWNAVPHEQIDTNYASSHNHPAFREQENLFDPSSPDEDDTLNPYLDRYKFHPEDDSSLYERKRKPYYIDSVIAMRPRNPQKTSTEDEEEVLVGGKYAEPPARVVHKSYSSMNESPYSDDEDSSAPGYVDPDVAVSANISPYVNYKNGNIAFSPQNLNDAFSIVDKK